Proteins found in one Mucilaginibacter gracilis genomic segment:
- a CDS encoding NAD(P)H-quinone oxidoreductase gives MKAIVITHPGAPEVLQMQERPMPTILATEILVKVAAAGVNRPDVAQRKGNYPPPPGASVDIPGLEIAGTVVEVGAQVTRWKVGDEVCALVTGAGYAGFCAVPAGQCLPVPKGLSMPEAASLPETFFTVWSNVFDRAKLQPGETLLVHGGSSGIGVTAIQMAKALGSKVYVTAGSADKLLFCQQLGAAKAINYKTENFADAIARLTDGEGVDVILDMIGGDYTPENIKCLANDGRLVQINAMKGREVKIDIAEVMRKRLIITGSTLRGRNVDFKSAIAQKLEQYIWPLLASGQIKPVVYKTFTASQAAQAHTLMESSEHMGKIVLEM, from the coding sequence ATGAAGGCCATAGTTATTACCCACCCCGGCGCACCCGAAGTATTGCAGATGCAGGAACGCCCCATGCCAACCATATTGGCTACCGAAATACTGGTTAAAGTTGCCGCCGCCGGCGTAAACCGGCCCGATGTTGCACAGCGTAAGGGCAATTATCCGCCGCCGCCGGGTGCATCGGTTGATATTCCGGGATTAGAAATTGCGGGTACCGTTGTTGAAGTGGGCGCGCAAGTTACCCGGTGGAAAGTGGGCGACGAGGTATGCGCCCTGGTTACTGGTGCCGGTTATGCCGGGTTTTGCGCCGTACCTGCGGGCCAGTGCCTGCCTGTACCCAAGGGCTTATCAATGCCGGAAGCGGCATCATTACCCGAAACATTTTTTACCGTTTGGAGCAATGTTTTTGATAGGGCGAAGCTGCAACCCGGCGAAACATTGCTGGTACACGGCGGCTCCAGCGGTATTGGTGTTACTGCCATACAAATGGCTAAGGCGTTAGGCAGCAAGGTGTATGTAACGGCAGGCTCGGCAGATAAGTTGCTGTTTTGCCAACAACTGGGCGCAGCCAAAGCCATTAACTACAAAACCGAAAACTTTGCAGATGCTATTGCCCGGCTAACCGATGGCGAAGGCGTTGATGTGATACTGGATATGATTGGAGGCGATTACACGCCCGAAAACATTAAATGCCTGGCTAATGATGGCAGGCTGGTACAAATAAACGCCATGAAGGGGCGCGAAGTTAAAATAGATATTGCCGAGGTTATGCGCAAGCGTTTAATTATAACCGGCTCTACGCTGCGTGGCCGCAATGTTGACTTTAAAAGTGCCATTGCCCAAAAACTCGAACAATACATTTGGCCCTTACTGGCATCGGGGCAAATTAAGCCCGTTGTTTACAAAACCTTTACTGCAAGCCAGGCCGCCCAGGCGCACACCCTGATGGAAAGCAGCGAACATATGGGGAAGATAGTTTTGGAGATGTAA
- a CDS encoding putative sensor domain DACNV-containing protein has product MHYQPTYQAACKVAPSVQKHFAHHIATAHAGGEKKLATAPDIAVIEQIIDVAFWASLRKEEGHSPRISIAFLAPAEAEKALIFERELPFKSSTLVKIGPGIERAGIHLGVWLKDGELVIWGTTITIPNFCFVLDVSEPALLVIKHRRIYGLGKYTNVAVLKGDYVRVIDEYSATLTDCPAIVTALLGFTSPSSWNDSVNVLIQLAVSMRAHGHGGSLLVVPDGTDTWRQSIIQPMQYAIKPAFTGLADLVMNEGTDKSDIFLKSALSREVDNIAGLTAVDGASVITTTHKLLAFGSKIVMREGSSRIKQVCLIEPIVGGEALFIHPAQTGGTRHLSAAQFVHDQHDAIALVASQDGQFTVFTWSPFHNMVQGYRIDTLLL; this is encoded by the coding sequence ATGCATTATCAACCTACCTATCAGGCAGCTTGCAAAGTGGCACCAAGCGTGCAAAAACACTTTGCCCACCACATAGCAACCGCACATGCAGGCGGCGAAAAAAAACTGGCTACCGCCCCCGATATTGCTGTTATTGAACAAATAATTGATGTGGCCTTTTGGGCCAGTTTGCGTAAAGAAGAAGGGCACTCGCCACGCATATCTATTGCCTTTTTGGCTCCTGCCGAAGCCGAGAAGGCTTTAATTTTTGAACGTGAACTACCTTTTAAGTCAAGTACGTTAGTAAAAATAGGTCCCGGTATTGAGCGCGCCGGTATACATTTGGGCGTTTGGCTAAAAGATGGCGAACTGGTAATATGGGGCACTACCATTACCATACCTAATTTTTGTTTTGTTTTGGATGTATCCGAACCGGCTTTGCTGGTTATTAAGCACCGCCGCATTTACGGCTTAGGCAAATATACCAATGTAGCCGTTTTAAAAGGCGATTACGTGCGTGTGATTGACGAATACAGTGCCACCCTTACCGATTGCCCCGCCATTGTTACCGCACTGCTAGGCTTTACATCGCCATCGTCGTGGAACGATTCGGTTAACGTGCTCATACAGCTTGCCGTATCTATGCGCGCACATGGGCACGGCGGTTCGTTACTGGTAGTGCCCGATGGTACCGATACCTGGCGGCAATCTATCATACAACCCATGCAGTATGCCATTAAGCCCGCCTTTACGGGACTGGCCGACCTGGTTATGAACGAGGGTACCGATAAAAGTGATATTTTTTTAAAAAGCGCCCTAAGCCGCGAAGTGGATAATATTGCCGGCCTTACCGCTGTTGACGGCGCAAGCGTTATTACCACCACACACAAACTATTAGCCTTTGGTAGCAAAATAGTAATGCGCGAAGGTAGCAGCCGCATAAAACAGGTTTGCCTTATTGAGCCTATTGTAGGCGGCGAGGCATTGTTTATCCATCCGGCGCAAACCGGCGGAACGAGGCACTTATCGGCCGCGCAGTTTGTACACGACCAGCACGACGCCATTGCACTGGTTGCCTCGCAAGACGGGCAGTTTACCGTTTTTACCTGGTCGCCGTTTCACAATATGGTGCAGGGCTATCGTATTGATACTTTGCTGTTGTAA
- the cls gene encoding cardiolipin synthase: MLLQHMDWILLGEIIYAIIVILVCLRIIYDTRSTSKTSAYLLLTLFLPALGIIIYFVVGANYRKNSLYSKKIIKNSRLLNQIRKEIYLQSEKTWDTGEAEVQRHKKLARLLLNDSMSPLSGNNEVKLLLNGENKFPDVIKELKKAKHHIHIEYYIFEDDEIGNQIKDVLIEKARAGVQVRFIYDDFGSRSIRKNLVPQLIEAGVQAFPFYQIYFMALANRVNYRNHRKIIVIDGCTGFVGGINVSDRYINHPKLNNEFFWRDTHLMIRGPGVYYLQYLFICDWNFCAETDLEPIEQFFCADKSKTSDAIVQIAASGPDSETPVLMFSLIQAIGMAEEEILITTPYFIPGESLIDALNTAAMSGVKVKLLVPGKSDSAFVDSAARSYYGEILRSGVEIYFYQKGFIHAKTMVLDSSLSIIGTANMDHRSYELNFEVNAMVYDDNLAKQLRQSFFDDLESSTKVSPVAWAKRPLYKQLPEKLTRLLSPLL; this comes from the coding sequence ATGTTATTGCAACACATGGATTGGATTTTATTAGGCGAAATTATTTATGCCATTATTGTTATCCTGGTTTGTTTGCGCATTATTTACGATACCCGCTCAACCAGTAAAACATCGGCCTATTTATTGTTAACGCTTTTTTTACCCGCCCTGGGTATCATTATTTATTTTGTGGTAGGCGCCAACTATCGCAAAAACAGCCTTTACAGCAAAAAAATTATAAAAAACAGCCGCCTGCTTAACCAAATCAGGAAGGAGATATACCTGCAATCAGAAAAAACATGGGACACCGGCGAGGCCGAAGTACAGCGCCATAAAAAACTGGCCCGCCTGCTGCTTAACGATAGTATGAGCCCCCTTAGCGGCAACAACGAAGTTAAGCTGTTGCTGAATGGCGAAAATAAATTTCCGGATGTGATAAAGGAGTTAAAAAAAGCCAAACACCATATCCACATAGAATATTACATTTTTGAAGACGATGAAATAGGCAACCAAATAAAAGATGTATTAATTGAAAAGGCGCGCGCGGGTGTACAGGTGCGCTTTATTTACGACGATTTTGGCAGCCGCTCTATACGTAAAAACCTGGTGCCCCAGTTAATTGAGGCTGGTGTGCAAGCCTTTCCGTTTTACCAAATCTATTTTATGGCCTTAGCCAACCGCGTAAATTACCGCAACCACCGTAAAATAATTGTGATTGACGGCTGCACCGGTTTTGTAGGTGGTATTAATGTGAGCGACCGTTACATTAACCACCCCAAACTCAATAACGAGTTTTTTTGGCGCGATACTCATTTGATGATTCGCGGGCCGGGAGTTTATTACCTGCAATATCTTTTTATATGCGACTGGAACTTTTGCGCCGAAACAGACCTTGAACCTATTGAACAATTTTTTTGTGCCGATAAAAGCAAAACATCTGATGCTATTGTGCAGATAGCGGCAAGCGGGCCCGATTCGGAAACGCCGGTACTCATGTTCTCGCTCATACAGGCCATAGGTATGGCCGAAGAAGAGATACTGATAACTACCCCCTACTTTATCCCCGGCGAGAGTTTAATTGATGCACTAAACACCGCCGCCATGAGCGGGGTAAAGGTAAAGTTGCTTGTACCCGGCAAATCCGATTCGGCCTTTGTTGATTCGGCGGCGCGGTCTTATTATGGCGAGATTTTACGCTCGGGTGTCGAAATTTATTTCTATCAAAAGGGTTTTATCCATGCTAAAACTATGGTATTGGATAGTAGCCTTTCTATCATCGGCACAGCCAACATGGATCATCGCAGCTACGAACTTAACTTTGAGGTAAATGCTATGGTTTATGATGATAACTTAGCCAAACAATTGCGCCAATCCTTTTTTGACGATCTGGAAAGTTCCACTAAGGTTAGCCCTGTAGCATGGGCAAAACGGCCTTTATACAAGCAATTGCCCGAAAAATTAACCCGCCTGCTATCGCCGCTTTTGTAA